One genomic segment of Hemibagrus wyckioides isolate EC202008001 linkage group LG08, SWU_Hwy_1.0, whole genome shotgun sequence includes these proteins:
- the ric8a gene encoding synembryn-A, whose translation MKMDLTAMIDALETREQEAALRALQIYNKEKSQCFIFPSEEQEDRERLGELLLSFLDRDVQPSCKLACLETIRILSRDKSSLAPFSSRRAIHTLACHAALAPVEGFGPQVADLDVIVEALKCLCNIILNSCEAQEAAAHLSLMVGVAERLKQCRESQWSSDVRFFDLRLAFLLTALRVDVRAQLARELRGARILADALDATLGLQWTDAYEVSRSGAEGPNDLPPLGRSETERAMEILKILFNITYDTGRRKVDEEEAATYRHLGAILRHCLMSTAEGEERTDEFHGHTVNLLGNLPLPCLDVLLMPRVQLGSIEYMGVNMDAVKKLLEFMEKRLDRGNKLKETLLPCLNLLTESARIHRETRKFLRMKVLPPLRDVKNKPEVGNALRNKLVRLMTHIDTDVKTCVAEFLFVLCKESVSRFIKYTGYGNAAGLLAARGLMRGGWEPGHYSEDEDSDTEEYREAKPHINPVTGRVEEEQPNPMEGMTEEQKEYEAMKLVSMFDKLSRDHVIQPMKLGPDGKMTKLEPHELHCLTQQPFTGQRNDEDEEEEEEEISD comes from the exons ATGAAAATGGATTTAACCGCCATGATAGACGCGCTGGAGACGCGAGAGCAGGAAGCGGCACTGCGCGCGCTGCAGATCTACAATAAAGAG AAGAGTCAGTGTTTCATATTTCCATCAGAGGAACAAGAGGACAgagag CGTCTGGGCGAGCTTCTCCTGTCCTTTCTGGATCGAGACGTCCAGCCTTCGTGTAAGCTGGCGTGTTTGGAGACGATCCGCATCCTGTCACGTGATAAAAGCAGCCTGGCTCCGTTCTCCAGCCGCCGCGCCATTCACACACTCGCATGTCACGCTGCACTCGCGCCCGTTGAGGGGTTCGGGCCACAAGTCGCCGACCTGGATGTGATCGTGGAGGCGCTGAAGTGTCTCTGCAACATCATACTGAACAGCTGCGAGGCACAGGAAGCCGCCGCGCACTTGAGTCTCATGGTGGGCGTGGCCGAGCGTCTGAAACAGTGCCGCGAGTCTCAGTGGAGCTCGGACGTGCGCTTCTTCGACCTACGGCTGGCGTTCCTGCTGACGGCACTGCGTGTAGACGTGAGGGCTCAGCTGGCCCGGGAGCTCAGGGGTGCTCGGATTCTGGCCGACGCCCTCGACGCCACGCTCGGCCTGCAGTGGACCGACGCCTATGAGGTTTCCCGCTCGGGCGCGGAGGGGCCGAACGATCTTCCACCACTCGGGAGGAGTGAGACGGAGCGAGCCATGGAGATCCTGAAGATCCTCTTCAACATCACCTACGATACGGGACGCCGCAAAGTGGACGAG gagGAGGCGGCAACGTacagacacctgggagccataCTGAGACACTGCTTAATGAGTACAGCCGAGGGAGAGGAACGCACAGACGAGTTCCACgg tcacaCAGTGAACCTGTTAGGGAATCTCCCCCTGCCGTGTTTGGACGTGTTGCTGATGCCCAGAGTCCAGCTCGGCTCCATTGAGTACATGGGAGTGAACATGGATGCAGTGAAGAAACTGCTGGAGTTCATGGAGAAAAGActagacaga GGGAATAAGCTGAAGGAGACGCTGCTGCCGTGTCTCAACCTGCTGACGGAGAGCGCTCGCATCCACCGAGAGACACGCAAATTCCTGCGAATGAAA gtTCTCCCCCCACTGCGTGATGTTAAGAATAAGCCCGAGGTGGGAAACGCTCTGAGGAATAAACTGGTGCGTCTGATGACTCACATCGACACGGATGTGAAGACCTGCGTTGCCGAGTTCCTCTTCGTCTTGTGTAAAGAGAGCG tgtcccGGTTCATCAAGTACACGGGTTATGGGAACGCCGCAGGCCTGCTGGCGGCTCGAGGTCTGATGCGGGGCGGCTGGGAGCCGGGACATTACTCTGAGGATGAGGACAGTGACACGGAGGAGTACAGAGAGGCCAagccaca CATTAATCCTGTGACGGGTCGAGTGGAAGAAGAGCAGCCGAACCCGATGGAGGGAATGACGGAGGAGCAGAAGGAGTACGAGGCCATGAAGCTGGTCAGCATGTTCGATAAACTCTCCAG GGATCATGTGATTCAGCCCATGAAGCTCGGCCCGGATGGAAAAATGACCAAACTGGAGCCACACGAGCTGCACTGCCTCACACAGCAGCCGTTTACTGGGCAGAGGAACGATGAagacgaggaggaggaagaggaggagatctCAGACTGA